The window TAAAGGGGATCATCAGGGTCTTGTCGTTGAGGAAACCGATTATGGACAACTGGCCCACTCTGATGAAAATAAAGAAAGTCCCTGCTTTTTATGCAGCAGGCTGCGACGCAAACGCCTGTTTGAACTCGCCCGGAAGCATGGCTGTATGAAACTGGCGCTGGGGCACAATAAAGATGATTTGATTGAAACATTGTTCATCAATATTTTCTACGCCGGAAAAATTGGAACAATGAAGCCGAACCAGTCATTTTTCGGCGGCTGTTTTGAGATTATCAGGCCGTTGTCCTATGTTGAGAAACATGAGATAAACAGTTTTGCAAAAGTTTGTGACCTGCCTGAATTTGTTAATGCATGCCCCAGTGCCGGGCACACCAGAAGGCAGGACGTTGCAGATATGCTTGAAAGGATGTATCAACAGAATAAACATATAAAAGGAAATATATTCAGGGCAATGGGTAACATCGCCACTGATTATCTTTTAAAGATGTCATGATGATTGATATGCAGAATCAGCCGGATTTTCGGAATCTTCCCATTGATAAAGTCGGCATTAAGGGGCTTAAATACCCGGTTGTGGTTCGGGATAAAGCCAACGGCTCCCAGTCTACAGTTGCTGAAATCAACATGTATGTGGATTTGCCCCATCAGTGCAAAGGCACCCATATGAGCCGTTTCGTGGAACTGCTGCATGCAATCAATGCCCCGGTGTCCCTTGCTTCTCTGACCAGTATTCTGGATGATATGAAGGCCTCACTCGGGGCAAAGTCTGCACACATTGAAATCTCTTTTCCATATTTTATCGAAAAAACATCCCCTTGTACCCAATCCAAGGGGTTGATGGACTATAATTGTACAATCATAGGCTCTTCCAATGGCCGGAAAAAAGCAGATATCGTGTTAAAAGTGGCCGTTCCTGTTACCTCGGTATGTCCTTGCTCCAAGGAAATTTCAGAGTTTGGCGCCCACAATCAGAGGGGTGAGGTCCTTGTTGCCGCACGGTTTCATAAATTTATCTGGATTGAAGAGATTGTCAATTTGGTTGAGCAGGCGGCGTCCTGCGATATATATTCTGTACTGAAACGTGCAGATGAAAAGTATGTCACGGAAAAAGCTTACAACAATCCCAAATTTGTTGAAGACATTGTCCGGGATGTGGCCAAGGTGCTTATCGAAGATGCCAACATCACCTGGTTTTCCGTCAGCGCAGAGAATTTTGAATCCATTCACAATCATAGTGCCTATGCCCGGATAGAGCATTCAAGGGATTAAGTTGTCACAAGCTTTTGAAACTTCTGCCCCGAGTAACTGCTTGATGTCCTCATAGCCCGAGTTGGTTGCATTGAGCATGATCACAAAGGGATAAAGCCGG is drawn from uncultured Desulfobacter sp. and contains these coding sequences:
- a CDS encoding ATP-binding protein, producing MTKRLMHLLGKAVHDWRMIQENDRIMVGVSGGTDSLTLFHLLVSLKKRAPVTFELIPVYIDPGFGESFIKKLDSYINERYKGDHQGLVVEETDYGQLAHSDENKESPCFLCSRLRRKRLFELARKHGCMKLALGHNKDDLIETLFINIFYAGKIGTMKPNQSFFGGCFEIIRPLSYVEKHEINSFAKVCDLPEFVNACPSAGHTRRQDVADMLERMYQQNKHIKGNIFRAMGNIATDYLLKMS
- the folE2 gene encoding GTP cyclohydrolase FolE2, which gives rise to MIDMQNQPDFRNLPIDKVGIKGLKYPVVVRDKANGSQSTVAEINMYVDLPHQCKGTHMSRFVELLHAINAPVSLASLTSILDDMKASLGAKSAHIEISFPYFIEKTSPCTQSKGLMDYNCTIIGSSNGRKKADIVLKVAVPVTSVCPCSKEISEFGAHNQRGEVLVAARFHKFIWIEEIVNLVEQAASCDIYSVLKRADEKYVTEKAYNNPKFVEDIVRDVAKVLIEDANITWFSVSAENFESIHNHSAYARIEHSRD